A DNA window from bacterium contains the following coding sequences:
- a CDS encoding T9SS type A sorting domain-containing protein: protein MKYKTYHNFSILLCIINILVAILPSVSDALSYPKTSIGLGNQYRLSAQRKAKAPKDSGYNMDKTLSDGAQRNTIAFDGLAFLTGSLGSQSFLPPGKVADFSGFQSLRDNDPTSMGHNTAFVTIISNNVLHILTAEQINTLIASAQNQASLINDYAYFRFPMMKAFRRLLDGDVPVGSKGLNKSVVMKYSGQLYRIDGQISYNREKLFGEILNSMTIGQKAALDNLKTLGGIGNWDSTLINPVDTLHLPREVGQGLMTYATEMYSWYAGSVDADVYFCPERQGDCFGGFYLKDWPAMGNPNYSINEQLTATAGQAFLEVLNGSQAPLVTGLVDTQKVDSFLYHIVDRRRDISIELRKFMTGGKADSDTVLNLSEKYGELDGALCYYYATYFTKVWETLDSTQKQEIKAIADSLGYLPPPSNVAFLYSDSTSMPSIGNTDSFFVLAAVEERKIETSKSIVLQQSYPNPTKYGVSIEYTIPKESYVSLYIYDKTGILVKTVVNGSLTPGSYTAIWNRMNTQNKRVPSGIYFYKLKVDDITLTKKMIILD from the coding sequence ATGAAATATAAAACATATCATAATTTTTCAATACTCCTTTGTATCATAAATATACTTGTTGCTATATTACCGTCGGTTTCTGATGCGCTATCATATCCAAAGACAAGTATAGGTTTAGGGAACCAATACCGATTATCGGCTCAGCGGAAAGCGAAAGCACCAAAAGATTCCGGGTATAATATGGACAAAACTCTCTCGGATGGAGCCCAGAGAAACACAATCGCTTTTGATGGTTTGGCTTTTCTTACCGGAAGCTTAGGTTCGCAGTCTTTTCTTCCTCCGGGGAAAGTAGCGGATTTCTCCGGATTCCAGTCCCTGCGCGACAACGACCCTACAAGTATGGGGCACAACACGGCATTTGTAACAATCATTTCCAATAATGTTCTCCATATTCTAACCGCAGAACAGATTAATACTCTGATAGCAAGCGCCCAGAACCAGGCAAGTCTTATTAATGACTATGCATATTTCAGATTTCCTATGATGAAGGCTTTCCGTCGTCTTTTAGATGGAGACGTGCCTGTGGGCAGTAAAGGATTGAATAAAAGTGTGGTTATGAAGTATTCGGGGCAATTATACCGCATTGACGGACAAATCAGTTATAACCGTGAAAAATTGTTTGGAGAAATCTTAAATTCTATGACAATCGGACAAAAAGCAGCACTGGATAATTTAAAAACTTTGGGCGGGATAGGTAATTGGGATAGCACTCTTATAAATCCTGTAGACACTTTACATCTTCCTCGTGAAGTGGGTCAAGGCTTAATGACCTATGCGACTGAAATGTACAGTTGGTACGCAGGTTCTGTTGATGCGGACGTTTATTTTTGTCCGGAACGACAGGGAGATTGCTTTGGGGGATTCTACTTAAAAGACTGGCCTGCTATGGGTAATCCTAATTACAGTATAAACGAACAATTGACGGCAACTGCAGGACAGGCTTTCCTGGAAGTTCTTAATGGTTCGCAAGCTCCTCTGGTAACAGGACTGGTAGATACCCAGAAAGTTGATTCATTTTTGTACCATATTGTTGATAGAAGACGTGACATATCTATAGAATTAAGAAAATTTATGACAGGAGGAAAAGCTGACAGTGATACGGTGTTGAACTTATCTGAAAAGTATGGGGAGCTGGATGGAGCACTTTGTTATTATTATGCAACTTATTTTACTAAAGTGTGGGAAACTCTGGACAGCACGCAGAAGCAGGAAATAAAAGCTATCGCTGATTCCCTTGGCTATTTACCGCCTCCATCAAATGTGGCTTTTTTGTACTCTGATTCCACAAGTATGCCTTCTATCGGGAACACCGATTCCTTTTTTGTACTAGCCGCCGTAGAGGAACGAAAAATCGAAACGTCGAAAAGTATAGTATTACAACAAAGTTACCCAAACCCAACAAAATATGGAGTTTCTATTGAGTATACGATACCGAAGGAAAGTTATGTCTCACTGTATATTTATGATAAAACCGGAATTTTAGTGAAAACAGTAGTTAATGGGAGTTTAACTCCCGGCAGTTACACAGCTATATGGAACAGAATGAATACGCAGAATAAAAGAGTCCCCTCGGGTATATATTTCTATAAGTTAAAAGTTGACGATATTACCCTTACTAAGAAAATGATTATTTTAGACTAA
- a CDS encoding Ig-like domain-containing protein, which yields MFKHYFLSPVVFFVVLLTGCKSRDTESPEVIITYPPNNTYIEDTLVIKAEAIDNIKIKKVEFYIDGELFSTDTTTPYSSLCSVSSNTNSHTIFAKAYDNEDNYGLSDVVTVYLLDTTDTESPMIAITTPASGATVTGTVEVKTETSDNKDVSKVVFYVNGDSVSTSTTKPFTYLWDTMPLPNNSYTILAKAYDQSNNWANSMVTVRVLH from the coding sequence ATGTTTAAACATTATTTTCTTTCGCCCGTTGTTTTCTTTGTCGTATTATTAACAGGCTGTAAAAGCAGAGATACTGAATCTCCTGAAGTAATCATAACCTATCCACCCAATAATACATATATAGAAGACACTCTCGTAATAAAAGCAGAAGCGATTGATAATATAAAAATTAAAAAAGTTGAATTTTATATAGACGGTGAACTTTTCTCAACGGACACAACTACCCCCTATTCCTCTCTCTGCTCTGTAAGCAGCAATACAAATTCCCATACTATCTTCGCCAAAGCTTACGACAATGAAGACAACTACGGACTTTCCGATGTAGTTACCGTCTATCTTTTGGATACCACAGATACCGAATCACCTATGATTGCGATAACCACACCCGCATCCGGAGCTACCGTAACCGGTACGGTCGAAGTTAAAACCGAGACGTCGGACAATAAAGATGTATCAAAAGTTGTATTTTATGTCAACGGAGATTCTGTGTCCACATCCACAACCAAGCCTTTTACATATTTATGGGATACTATGCCTCTACCCAACAACTCCTACACCATACTGGCAAAAGCTTATGACCAAAGTAACAATTGGGCAAACTCAATGGTTACCGTAAGAGTTCTGCATTAA
- a CDS encoding PqqD family protein codes for MGTNDNFKRLAMSENGFLFDPQTGHSYTVNEVSMEILSCLKKGMDEPGIIKHIMDNYDVVEDQIKRDYNSFIVKLKQYSLYEETDKELVKKFKK; via the coding sequence ATGGGCACTAATGACAATTTCAAAAGACTCGCTATGAGCGAAAATGGGTTTTTATTTGACCCGCAAACCGGACACAGCTACACAGTTAATGAAGTTAGTATGGAAATCCTGAGCTGTTTAAAAAAAGGAATGGATGAACCGGGAATAATTAAACATATTATGGATAATTATGATGTCGTAGAAGACCAGATAAAAAGAGATTATAACTCTTTTATCGTTAAATTAAAACAATACAGTTTATATGAAGAAACCGATAAAGAATTAGTCAAAAAATTTAAAAAATAA
- a CDS encoding ATP-grasp domain-containing protein: protein MTIPKELVIAVTGLNAGENPQPGVPVIRSLRKAGFTGKIIGLVYDSFESGIYAPDMADEVYEMPYPSEGADAIMARLEYIMTVHTKIDVLVPTLDSELLPYISIENKLKSYGIKMYLPTREQFMMRDKTELGKLNEKFAILTPKVLLINDTAQAYKIPEKMTLPVMVKGRFYEAYKAHNTEEITKYFNSLRAKWGLPIIIQEFLAGEEYNVSAIGDGKGNIVCSIPIKKTVVTEKGKGFAAVVIKDATLDKFTKNIMKSLKWRGPLELEILKSNKDKQYYLLEINPRLPAWIGLAIGAGQNIPEILVKLALGEKITPLKKYTVGKIFVRHSEDIILDIATMGELTSIGELHDLRTKPVTKRKSKFMDN from the coding sequence ATGACTATCCCAAAAGAACTTGTAATTGCAGTAACCGGTTTGAATGCAGGCGAAAACCCTCAACCCGGAGTCCCTGTTATCAGGTCTCTCAGGAAAGCAGGATTTACGGGCAAAATAATAGGTCTCGTTTATGATTCTTTTGAATCCGGAATTTATGCACCGGATATGGCGGATGAAGTCTATGAAATGCCTTACCCTTCGGAAGGCGCTGATGCAATAATGGCAAGGCTTGAATACATAATGACCGTACATACAAAAATAGATGTTCTTGTCCCAACACTTGACTCCGAATTATTGCCTTATATCAGCATCGAAAATAAACTGAAATCCTATGGTATAAAAATGTACCTCCCCACAAGAGAACAATTTATGATGCGGGATAAAACCGAACTCGGCAAATTAAACGAAAAATTCGCCATATTAACTCCTAAAGTATTGCTCATAAATGACACCGCACAAGCTTATAAAATTCCGGAAAAAATGACACTGCCCGTTATGGTAAAAGGGCGATTCTACGAAGCTTATAAAGCCCATAATACGGAAGAAATCACAAAATATTTTAACTCCCTGAGAGCCAAATGGGGATTACCCATTATAATCCAGGAATTTCTTGCAGGCGAAGAATATAACGTATCCGCAATCGGAGACGGAAAAGGAAACATTGTATGCAGTATTCCTATCAAAAAAACCGTTGTAACCGAAAAAGGCAAAGGATTTGCTGCCGTTGTTATTAAAGATGCCACATTGGACAAATTTACAAAAAATATAATGAAAAGCCTTAAATGGCGTGGTCCTTTGGAACTCGAAATATTAAAATCCAATAAAGATAAACAATATTACTTGCTGGAAATAAATCCACGTCTTCCTGCATGGATAGGTCTCGCTATAGGAGCAGGCCAAAATATTCCTGAAATACTTGTAAAACTTGCACTTGGAGAAAAAATTACCCCTCTAAAAAAATATACTGTAGGCAAAATATTTGTCAGGCATAGTGAGGATATAATATTGGACATTGCTACAATGGGGGAACTAACCTCTATTGGAGAACTACACGATTTAAGAACAAAACCTGTAACTAAAAGAAAAAGTAAATTTATGGATAATTAA
- a CDS encoding alanine racemase, protein MAKKSYYAPTIERKVAGAPGKFATSVPSYQDNIDEIPIKALIENYGSPLFVFSEKSIRWKFKEAQRAFSLHYPNVKFGWSYKTNYLQAICATFHQEGAWAEVVSGMEYERARLLGIPGKKIIFNGPSKTKNDLLKAVSEEATINIDHLDELFLLEEISVELGKKPRVGVRVNMDTGIYPQWSRFGFNYENREAYRAVQRIVTGNKLELIGLHTHIGTFILEPNAYYIAAAKLLNLAGYIETDFGITVQFIDLGGGIASNNTLCEQYLPGDIASPNIEQYAEAVGKAFNESPFCRKNQPTLFLETGRALIDEAGYLVSSVIGKKTLVDGQKALILDAGVNILYTSNWYKHKFTPAQPITGTIENTVIYGPLCMNIDVMRQGIRFPDLKIGDAVIISPVGAYNVTQWMQFITYRPNVVLITVNGDVEIIREKETLKDILHKEKLPKHLNLS, encoded by the coding sequence ATGGCTAAAAAATCTTATTACGCACCGACTATTGAGAGAAAAGTTGCAGGCGCGCCAGGGAAATTCGCAACCAGCGTCCCTTCCTACCAGGATAATATAGATGAAATCCCAATAAAAGCGCTAATTGAAAACTACGGGTCTCCTTTATTTGTATTCTCGGAAAAATCTATCCGATGGAAATTTAAAGAAGCACAAAGAGCATTTAGCCTTCATTATCCTAATGTCAAATTCGGATGGTCATACAAAACAAATTATCTTCAGGCAATTTGTGCAACGTTCCATCAGGAAGGCGCATGGGCAGAAGTAGTTAGCGGGATGGAATACGAAAGAGCACGATTACTCGGAATCCCCGGGAAAAAAATTATATTCAACGGACCAAGTAAAACTAAAAATGACTTACTAAAAGCAGTTTCTGAAGAGGCAACTATAAATATTGACCATCTGGATGAATTATTCTTACTTGAAGAAATATCCGTAGAACTTGGCAAAAAACCTCGTGTCGGAGTCCGCGTAAATATGGATACCGGAATTTACCCGCAATGGAGCAGATTTGGCTTCAATTACGAAAACAGAGAAGCATACAGGGCAGTTCAGAGAATCGTAACCGGAAACAAACTTGAACTCATAGGGTTACACACACATATAGGAACTTTTATATTAGAACCAAACGCTTATTACATAGCCGCTGCAAAACTACTTAATTTAGCCGGTTATATTGAAACTGATTTCGGAATTACCGTACAATTCATAGACCTCGGAGGCGGAATCGCTTCAAATAATACCTTATGTGAACAATATTTACCCGGAGACATAGCTTCACCCAACATAGAACAATATGCTGAAGCCGTTGGAAAAGCTTTCAACGAATCACCTTTCTGCAGAAAAAACCAGCCGACTCTATTCCTTGAAACAGGAAGAGCATTAATAGACGAAGCAGGTTATTTAGTATCTTCCGTTATAGGTAAAAAAACTCTTGTTGATGGGCAAAAAGCGCTAATACTGGATGCAGGCGTTAATATACTTTACACATCTAACTGGTATAAACATAAATTTACTCCTGCACAACCAATCACGGGAACAATAGAAAATACGGTAATCTATGGACCCTTATGTATGAATATTGACGTTATGAGACAGGGAATAAGATTCCCTGACTTAAAAATAGGAGATGCAGTTATCATATCACCTGTAGGCGCATACAATGTGACCCAGTGGATGCAGTTTATCACTTATCGTCCGAATGTTGTACTTATTACCGTAAACGGCGATGTTGAAATAATACGCGAAAAAGAAACCTTGAAAGACATACTCCATAAAGAAAAATTGCCTAAACACCTGAATCTGTCATAG
- a CDS encoding urea transporter — translation MDKNDNSLKLHLLLPITNSFLHSYSIILFSNNRWIGLILLLATLNTPIVGLCGAIGTITAILITRLLNFTTPNDNSGFNSFNSLLVSLGIGYFYPGIASESWLFLLFFIILSSIITTMLSISLSQFFRSQLALPSLSVPFVIMAVLTCLFYNEIQGSLLHHTHRVLIDWNPALQNWFSIYLKSIGGIFFQPNIIGGILVALAILLHSRISFLLSLIGFAFGYLFLLNTSFNELSIILAGFNFILTAIAIGGVFFVPSVSSFLIATITSCAGAFIGLSLENAFDVFSIPVLAIPFNFIVLTIIYAFRLRTKNLHPYLIDFFSNTPEESLEYYYSKITKISEEGLYPVYLPFNGEWTVTQGYNDEPTHKLQWAYAWDFEVLDENKSKFKNSGGEQKDFYCFDKPVIAPINGTVVKIINTIEDNPINHINTKDNWGNLIVLQYAPNIFVLLCHLKKGSAKVVIGQYVKTGEIIAHCGNSGRSAIPHLHLQLQTTSEPGSPTIKANIVNFIIKNTSDFMHSGIPGKDNTVVSLKPQLKLQDMLKFNLNNTYMFKVTDYSGKDGKTFDEKWAIKVDLWGNFSITSNKENISNFTIYNGVFNLLNFRGTRNTALYILNLAFSRFPYVEEKAINWSKKLPINLLFSRFQKSFINFFSFIIPPPELIGKYTTTHEANGDIHIESTISVLFGKRASPKYTTHCVFNPEKGILQLELMEKDKLKLKAERL, via the coding sequence ATGGATAAAAATGATAATAGTTTAAAACTTCATTTATTACTACCTATTACTAATTCTTTCCTGCATTCTTATTCTATTATCCTGTTCTCAAATAACCGCTGGATTGGACTCATATTATTGCTGGCGACTTTGAATACTCCTATTGTAGGCCTTTGCGGAGCAATAGGTACAATTACAGCCATTCTTATCACAAGATTATTGAATTTTACTACCCCGAATGATAATTCAGGGTTCAATAGCTTCAACAGTTTGCTCGTATCTTTAGGAATAGGCTATTTCTACCCGGGCATAGCAAGTGAAAGTTGGCTGTTTTTATTGTTTTTTATTATCTTAAGTTCAATTATCACAACTATGTTATCCATATCTCTATCTCAGTTCTTTCGTTCACAATTGGCTTTACCTTCTTTAAGTGTTCCTTTTGTCATTATGGCTGTTTTAACCTGCCTGTTTTACAATGAAATTCAAGGGTCACTATTACATCACACACATCGTGTTCTAATTGACTGGAACCCGGCTTTACAAAACTGGTTTTCCATATATCTCAAAAGTATAGGCGGCATCTTTTTCCAGCCGAATATTATAGGGGGAATACTTGTTGCACTGGCAATTCTGTTACACTCAAGAATCTCTTTTCTCCTTTCTTTAATAGGATTTGCATTTGGTTACTTATTTCTGCTTAATACTTCTTTCAACGAATTATCAATTATACTGGCAGGATTCAATTTCATTTTGACCGCAATAGCCATAGGCGGAGTATTTTTTGTCCCTTCTGTTTCATCCTTTCTAATCGCCACTATTACAAGCTGCGCAGGCGCATTTATAGGACTTTCCCTTGAGAATGCATTTGATGTTTTTAGCATCCCGGTTTTAGCTATTCCTTTCAATTTTATCGTCCTTACCATAATCTATGCATTCAGACTGCGAACTAAAAATTTACACCCTTATCTTATTGATTTTTTCTCCAATACCCCTGAAGAAAGCCTTGAGTATTATTATTCAAAAATCACGAAAATATCTGAAGAAGGATTATACCCGGTTTATCTCCCCTTTAATGGAGAATGGACGGTTACACAGGGATACAACGATGAACCGACTCACAAATTGCAGTGGGCTTATGCCTGGGATTTTGAAGTGCTGGACGAAAATAAATCAAAATTCAAAAATTCAGGCGGGGAACAAAAAGACTTCTATTGTTTTGATAAACCTGTTATTGCACCCATAAACGGCACTGTAGTTAAAATAATAAACACTATAGAGGATAACCCGATAAATCACATAAACACTAAAGACAACTGGGGGAACTTAATTGTCCTTCAATATGCCCCAAACATATTTGTATTGCTGTGTCACTTAAAAAAAGGAAGTGCTAAAGTAGTAATCGGACAATACGTAAAAACAGGCGAAATAATAGCGCACTGCGGAAATTCGGGACGTTCAGCTATCCCTCATTTGCACCTGCAACTACAAACTACTTCTGAACCGGGCTCTCCTACGATTAAAGCAAATATCGTTAATTTCATAATTAAAAATACTTCCGATTTTATGCACTCGGGAATACCCGGGAAAGATAACACTGTGGTATCTCTGAAACCACAATTGAAATTACAGGATATGCTAAAATTTAATTTAAATAATACTTATATGTTTAAAGTGACGGATTATTCGGGAAAAGATGGGAAAACTTTTGATGAAAAATGGGCTATAAAAGTAGATTTATGGGGAAATTTTTCTATCACCTCAAACAAAGAAAACATCTCGAATTTCACAATCTATAATGGCGTTTTTAACCTATTGAATTTCAGAGGGACACGCAATACGGCGCTTTATATATTAAACTTAGCTTTTTCAAGATTCCCGTACGTTGAAGAAAAAGCAATTAACTGGAGCAAAAAACTTCCTATAAACTTACTATTTTCTCGTTTCCAAAAATCATTTATAAACTTTTTCAGTTTTATAATTCCACCGCCTGAACTTATCGGCAAGTATACGACTACTCACGAAGCAAATGGAGATATACACATAGAAAGTACAATCAGTGTTTTATTCGGAAAACGCGCATCCCCCAAATATACAACTCATTGCGTCTTTAATCCAGAGAAAGGAATTCTCCAATTAGAACTTATGGAAAAAGACAAACTTAAACTAAAAGCAGAAAGATTGTAA
- a CDS encoding FG-GAP-like repeat-containing protein: MKNFSLCKIIVSLSFFICSSNVYSKYLPWPMLMSDAQRTGEFHPTIGERGTMDTVSIKWTRAVSTLASATIGNIDTDNGVEVVVGGTDSRLYALRGADGTIKWNRTLNASLYSSTPTLGDIDGDSAIEIVVGTLSGTVYAVSGNLGTIKWSNTVASELAASPVIGDVDGNASTVEIVICSKTSTFCLNGATGSTIWTATTGTAGCSNEYCSPAIGDIDNTPATTEVIVSSNNMNVYALNGANGSIKWTCRTDSGGAMGGTPPYVLFIPSIRDIDGDGITEVMSYKYFGVFVINGLTGVIKWGYVNPGCPSSLGANAGVATGDIDNDGRYEVLFHYHGINALDENTGASLWSYAFPSDQTVHSNPILVDLDGDASLEVVGANHKGYVACLEGDGSLKWDLVASSNDIHPTHAVGDIDGDGCLEIVGCVNNGPVYAIESNCPTPVEESQLSAKGNKLTVLQNKNNISVLLSTDKTCDVSISIFDISGKKVSSMDMGRLLKAGSYSANLNTNKFNSGIYFVRANLGEKSLSQKIVIIK; the protein is encoded by the coding sequence ATGAAAAATTTTAGTTTGTGTAAAATAATAGTTTCATTATCATTCTTTATTTGTTCTTCAAACGTTTACTCTAAATATTTACCCTGGCCGATGCTTATGAGCGATGCTCAAAGGACAGGAGAATTTCATCCTACAATCGGAGAACGAGGGACTATGGATACGGTAAGTATTAAATGGACAAGAGCCGTGTCTACGCTTGCATCTGCAACAATAGGTAACATAGATACTGATAATGGAGTAGAGGTAGTTGTGGGTGGAACGGATAGTAGATTATATGCACTTAGGGGAGCGGATGGGACTATAAAATGGAATCGTACGCTAAATGCATCTCTGTATAGCTCTACGCCAACATTAGGCGATATAGATGGGGATAGCGCAATAGAGATTGTAGTGGGAACATTAAGTGGGACAGTTTATGCGGTTAGCGGTAATTTAGGGACAATCAAATGGTCAAATACGGTAGCAAGCGAATTAGCTGCTTCTCCGGTTATCGGAGACGTTGATGGGAACGCAAGTACCGTGGAAATTGTAATATGTTCAAAAACTTCTACTTTCTGTCTTAACGGTGCAACTGGAAGTACGATATGGACAGCGACAACAGGGACTGCAGGTTGCAGTAACGAATATTGTTCACCGGCCATTGGTGATATAGATAACACCCCTGCAACTACGGAAGTTATTGTATCCTCAAATAATATGAATGTTTATGCATTAAATGGAGCTAATGGAAGTATAAAATGGACGTGCAGAACGGATAGCGGTGGTGCAATGGGTGGGACGCCTCCGTATGTACTTTTTATTCCAAGTATAAGAGATATTGACGGAGATGGGATAACAGAAGTTATGTCATATAAATATTTTGGCGTGTTTGTTATTAACGGATTAACCGGAGTAATTAAGTGGGGGTATGTTAATCCGGGGTGTCCCTCAAGTTTGGGAGCAAATGCGGGAGTAGCAACGGGAGATATAGATAATGACGGAAGATATGAAGTTTTGTTTCATTATCATGGAATAAATGCATTAGATGAAAATACCGGAGCTTCATTATGGTCGTATGCGTTTCCATCAGACCAAACCGTTCATTCCAATCCTATTTTAGTAGATTTAGATGGGGATGCCAGTCTTGAAGTTGTTGGCGCAAATCATAAGGGATATGTAGCTTGTTTAGAAGGAGATGGTTCATTGAAATGGGATTTAGTGGCATCAAGTAATGACATTCATCCCACACATGCCGTAGGTGATATAGATGGGGATGGTTGTTTGGAAATAGTAGGGTGTGTTAATAATGGTCCGGTATATGCAATTGAGTCGAACTGTCCGACACCTGTAGAGGAATCTCAATTAAGCGCTAAAGGAAATAAATTAACAGTTTTACAGAATAAAAATAATATATCAGTTTTATTGAGCACAGATAAGACTTGCGATGTGTCTATTTCTATTTTTGACATTAGTGGTAAAAAAGTAAGCAGTATGGATATGGGAAGGTTATTGAAAGCAGGGAGTTATTCGGCAAACCTTAATACAAATAAATTTAATAGTGGTATATATTTTGTTAGGGCAAACCTGGGTGAAAAATCATTAAGTCAAAAGATAGTAATTATAAAGTAA
- the rsfS gene encoding ribosome silencing factor: MKPKTIAARIADVAKDKKADDVVIMNIQKVSDIAYYFVICTANSVPHAKALAEEIEKKAGSPGHIEGYSYANWILLDYINVVVHIFLKPVREYYKLENIFGDVPIEKVE, translated from the coding sequence GTGAAACCAAAAACAATTGCTGCAAGGATAGCGGATGTTGCAAAAGATAAAAAAGCGGATGATGTTGTAATTATGAATATACAGAAAGTATCGGATATTGCGTATTATTTTGTAATTTGCACTGCGAATTCGGTTCCTCATGCAAAGGCTTTAGCGGAAGAAATAGAAAAGAAAGCAGGAAGCCCCGGGCATATAGAAGGATATTCTTATGCTAACTGGATTTTGCTGGATTATATAAATGTTGTGGTTCATATTTTTTTGAAGCCGGTAAGAGAGTATTATAAACTGGAAAATATATTTGGGGATGTGCCGATAGAAAAAGTAGAGTAA
- a CDS encoding LytR C-terminal domain-containing protein has protein sequence MRNFYKVGIFFLVLLGIFSIFYIVSTIENFVKSNRMATREEASKIRVEVLNGSSKSGLAERVAEKLRDKGFDVLEFGTAKDKVPATVILDRSDVNLGNAKFVSRIFKQGKITFEPHPFQLVDVTVVLGEDFKEQKEKNK, from the coding sequence ATGCGGAACTTTTATAAAGTAGGAATATTTTTTTTAGTTTTATTAGGAATATTTTCTATATTTTATATTGTTTCTACTATAGAGAATTTTGTAAAATCCAACCGAATGGCAACAAGAGAAGAAGCAAGTAAAATCAGGGTAGAAGTATTGAACGGTAGTTCCAAAAGTGGTCTTGCGGAAAGAGTAGCGGAAAAGTTACGAGATAAAGGTTTTGATGTTTTAGAATTTGGAACGGCGAAAGATAAAGTCCCTGCAACGGTTATACTTGACAGGTCGGATGTAAATTTAGGAAATGCAAAGTTTGTAAGCAGGATTTTCAAGCAGGGAAAAATAACCTTTGAACCGCATCCATTTCAATTAGTGGACGTAACGGTTGTATTGGGAGAAGATTTCAAGGAGCAAAAAGAAAAAAACAAGTGA
- a CDS encoding sugar phosphate nucleotidyltransferase — translation MKNTISINAERSIGVIILAAGEGKRMHSDLPKVLHPICGKPLLWYVKETAKNIKSAKVVAVVSKNREKIESCIEDKTIEFVIQFPPRGTGDAVLKAEEALKDFDGLVIVLCGDVPLIKEETLRKLIDYHLSKKASATILTTILPDAGAYGRIVRKGERVVKIVESVDANEKEKKINEINSGIYVFDKEELFSALHKINPSNAQKEYYLTDTIEIIQKKGLAVYGFAASDWQEVMGINNRKELTERELILQKRIIEKMQLKGVTIKNPSNTRIDWDVEIGENTIIETGVELLGQTFIGKNCILGRNAKIIDSKISDGSEIGEDSNIEDAELL, via the coding sequence ATGAAAAACACTATCAGCATTAATGCGGAACGTTCTATAGGAGTTATTATTCTTGCGGCAGGAGAAGGCAAGAGGATGCATTCGGATTTACCGAAAGTTTTACATCCTATATGTGGAAAGCCACTTTTATGGTATGTAAAAGAGACTGCAAAGAATATAAAATCTGCAAAAGTTGTCGCAGTGGTGAGTAAAAACAGAGAGAAGATAGAAAGTTGTATAGAAGATAAAACAATAGAGTTTGTCATACAATTTCCGCCTCGCGGAACAGGGGATGCAGTGCTTAAGGCAGAAGAAGCGCTTAAGGATTTTGATGGGTTGGTAATCGTACTTTGCGGCGACGTACCTTTGATAAAAGAAGAAACATTGAGAAAACTTATTGATTATCACTTATCTAAAAAGGCATCTGCTACGATACTTACTACAATTTTGCCTGATGCGGGAGCTTATGGAAGGATAGTTCGGAAAGGGGAAAGGGTAGTAAAAATAGTGGAGTCTGTGGATGCTAACGAAAAAGAGAAGAAAATAAACGAGATAAATAGCGGGATATATGTTTTTGATAAAGAAGAGTTATTTTCTGCGTTACATAAAATTAACCCGTCAAATGCCCAGAAAGAATATTATCTTACGGACACCATAGAAATTATACAAAAGAAAGGATTAGCAGTGTATGGTTTTGCCGCAAGTGACTGGCAGGAAGTGATGGGAATAAATAATAGAAAAGAACTTACGGAAAGGGAATTAATTCTTCAAAAGAGAATAATCGAAAAAATGCAGTTAAAAGGGGTAACGATTAAAAATCCATCTAATACTCGAATAGATTGGGATGTAGAGATAGGGGAGAACACAATAATTGAAACGGGAGTTGAGTTACTTGGACAAACTTTTATAGGCAAAAATTGTATACTCGGTCGTAATGCAAAAATTATAGATTCAAAAATTTCGGATGGCAGTGAAATAGGGGAAGACTCAAACATAGAAGATGCGGAACTTTTATAA